Within the Agromyces ramosus genome, the region TCCGCATCGGTGATCAGGTCGGCTACGTCGGCGAGTTGCGCGGCGAACCCGTCGGTCGGTACTTGACCTTCCGTGCCGCGCTCGAGGCGGTGCACGCTGTGTTCATCCGCGCGCACGCACCGGGAGGGTTCGCGCCAAGCCCGTGGCCGAGCACGCAGAAGAGCGCCCCGCCCACCATCCGAGGATGATGCGCGGGGCGCCCGATGTGCGTGCTTACGCCAGCGCGGCGGCCACGATCTGTGCGAACCGCGCGTTCTCGACCTGAATTGCGAGAGCAACCATGTTCTGCACCTCCGTCCAAGCGGCACCCGAGACAACCCGGGCCGGGCCGTACGCCTGCTCCCACAGGGCTCCCTGGCCGCCGTCGTTCAGCTGACCTGACTGGAAGAACGTGCGACCGACGAGGCCATAACGGAACCCGCCACCATCCTGAAGCTTGATTACCTGCATTTTGTCCGACTCTCCTTCAATCAGCGGGGGTTCCGTGATCACAACATCTGAATATTCCGGGTACGCGTACAGCACCAGGCTCGACCAAGGGCGTGAATAGCTGGTCACTGTTGTCTGTGTATACGGCAATGTGCCGGGGGTGTTGCCCTCGATGGTTTGCGCGACGCCGCCATTGACGGACTCCACAATGCCGATGTGGTAGATGTCGTACCGCGTTCCGTCATACGAGTAGAAGATCAACGCCCCCGCGCGAGGGGTTGTTCCGACTCGACCTCGAGCAGCGTAGTAGTCGTAGACAGCGGTCGATGATGCCGACTTGGCGCCATTCTGGTCCCGAATCAGCCAGCTTGCGAACATCGCGCACCAGTTCGTAGAAAGCCCGGCAAAGTAGTCCTGCCATGGGCTACCGGCCAATCGCTCACCGAGATGCGCGCGTGCCTCGGCCACTACCTGTGACACGGTCCGCATAGTCGCCGCGTGAGCGGGCGTTGCTTGGAGCGGCGACGAAAGCGCTATCGCTCCGAAGCCGGCAAGTGCGAGCGCTGTGCGCCTGTTCAGAACCAGACCCCTCAGTGCGCCTGAGGGGTCTGGGGGTGGGTCTGGTAATTGATTCACCACTATCCAATCGTCTTTGACAAGGAGACCAATCCTAGAGTCGTGTGCGGCAACTGATCGGCCGCGTCAGGTTCGCCTGTGGACAATTCCCTCCAAGAGCCACATGCCGCCTGGCGGGGCTGGCACCAAACCGATATACCCCCGGAGCACGAGAAAGAGCCCGCCCACCATCCGAGGATGATGAGCGGGCGCGGGCGCGGGCGCGGAACGGTCAGGCGCGGTGCTTCGGTTCGAGGTCGCTGAGCGGGATCTCGAGGGATGCGCCGCCGTCGTCGGGTGGCGGGTTCAACACCGAGACGAGCGCGGCCAACGCAGTGAGTCCGAGCGACAGTCCGGTGAGGAGGTTCGTGGATACCCTCTCGTCGAAGAACCCGAGCGCGGCGGCCGCGGGTGCCACAGCTGCAGCGAGGCTGTAGATCACGCCGCGGCCGACGGTCGTGAACCATGTTCCGGCGGCCGCGGGCGACAGGTTCAGCAGCGACAGGAGCCCAGCGAAGCCCTGCAGGGCCGCCGCGGTGATCACGAGGACGTGCTGCACCTGGTCGCCGGTGATGATGCCGAGGGTCACGAGGACGGGGGCGGCCGCGACGACGAATCCTTGGATGGCGCGGCGCCGAGCGAGCGTGAACCACACGCGAACGCGGTTGATGAGGCGGGTCATGGTGATGCTCCTTATCTGGGTAGACCGTCGGGCCATTCGGGCGGCGGCGGCGGGAGTTCGTCGTAGATGTGCGCGCGCAACGTGTGCGCGTAGTCGCGGTAGCCGTCGACGAGCATCCCGAGGCGTTCCATGCGGACGTCCTGAGCGGTCATCCGCTCGTCCTGCGCGGTCGACCGTGCAGTCTGCGCGTCACGGTGGATCTTGAGCTCCTCTTGGAGCTGATCGATCAGGGCTTGTGCGTCGGTCTTGTCGGATACCGCGGCGACCGCTGCTGCCTGGGTCGTTGCGGCTGCCGCTGTGGCGGCGGCCTGGGTGGCGGCGGCGGCCTTCGTGGTCTTCGCCACGATGAGGTAGCCCACGACTCCGCCGAGGACGACGAGCGCCGTCCCGGCGAGCCCAAGAAGCGGGCCCACCCACTCCGGACTCATCCGCGGGCACTCTCTGAAATGGTCGGGTAGGGGGCCATGGTGAGGGTCCTCTCAGGGGTAGCACCTATTGCCTTTGTCGGCGGGCGGCGGTTAACTGCGGACATGAGCAAGCTGGGGGACGCACTACAGAACGGCAAGATCGTCGGCTGGACCGTCATCGGCGCGATCGTCGTCACCGGCGGCGGCTTGGGCGCTGTCGCCCTCACAAGCGCGAACGCCTCACCGGCTGCCGTGGTCGTTGTCGAGACCGCCGAGCCGATCGACTACACGACGCTCCCTGCTTCGTACGGGGTCGCCGCCGAGCAGGAAGCGGATGCCGCTGCGGCAGTTGCGGCCGAGCAGGCACGCATCGCGGAAGCCGCCGCCGCTGAGGCTGCCCGCATCGCGGCCGAACAGGCTGCAGCCGCCGAAGCCCAGCGTGTCGCCGACGAGCAGGCCGCCGCACAGGTGGCGGACGAGGCTGACCCTGAAGACCCCGGCACACCCGACCCGGGCCCGAGCGGCCTGCCTTCAGGCGCCGTGCCACCGAACGTGGCAGGTACCGACCAGCCCGACTCGACCGCGTGTGCTTCGAGCACCCTCACGTGGGATGGCACCCAGTCGGTCTGCGCCTAGATCCCGGCGGCTTCGAGTCGTAGTTCGATGCTCTGCGCCCAGCTGAGCAGTATGAGGCAGATCCGCTCGTACTTCACTCCGAACGGGATCGACTCCACCTCTCCCTGGAATGGGACGGGCACCCGCGCGCCCTTCTCGGTGTAGCGGACCTCGTAGTCGACGAGCCAGTGGTAGCCGAGCTCGAACAACTCCTCCGCGATCAGGCCCAACTCCTGCTCAGCCTCGTCGCCGAGGTTCTCGACGGCGGCGATGTAGCGGAACGTGACGACGCGGAGGTAGGAGACGATCGACGGGTCGAACTTCCACTCCTCGATGTCTTGCTTGAACTGCCGCGACGAGGGGACGTAGCCCTGGTTGCCATCGATGTGGATGTACTGGTTCTTGTAGCCGCCGCCGTAGGTCAGGAGGCGGTTGTAGACGTCGACGGAGTTGATCCCGCCGGGGAAGGTGGCGTGGTTGCCGCTGACTTCGCCAGTTGCGGACACTGCGCCCGCGACGACGGTACCGCCGACAGTCATGCTGCCCGCGATGCTCGCCGCACCAGTGGACACGAGACCGCCGCCCTGGACGTTCGCGGGGGTGCTGATCGTGTCGCCTGCAGCGATCGTCGTCGCCGCAGTAAGCGAATTCGCGGAGAATGCGCCGCCGGGGAGATCGATGGTGCCGGGTGCTTCGACCCTGATGGACCCGCCGTCTTTCACGACGAGACCGCCGGCACCGATGGTCGTCTTCTCGGCGGAGCGCGCGGCGGCCTGCTCCTGGCCGGCGCGCTCGAGGTCGCGGGCGCGGCGGACTTGATCGTCTTCAGCAGGGGGGAGAGCTGGCAGTGCCATGTTCGCTTCGCTCCTAGGTGAGGTCGCCGCCGGCGAGGATCGGTGTGATGATCGCTGTGCCCTGTGGCTTTAGTTCCCAGCCGACGGCACGAGCGGTGCCGGAGATGCCGTTTGGGAATGCGGGGGCTGTGATCTGGTAGCCGATGTCGTCGCCGATGAACCAGTCGACGTCGAGCTGCGGCGCCTTGTCGGCGATGGCTGAGAGCTCGAGCGTGACCGTGCCGTCCTTCAACGTCGCTGCCTTTCCCTCGGCGTGGGCGTTGAGGGTGTCGATCTCCTTGATCGAAGTTGAGGGTGTGAACCTGTGCTCGAATGTGGGGCGCAGCAGGTCCGGTGTGACGACGAGTCCCGATTCGGGGCGTTCGTCACCTTGGCCCGACGATGTTGCCATCACAGCGTTGGCTCCCTTACCGTTCGCGTACGACCGGTACCGCTGGAACTCACGGACCGGGCCGGGCATCTCGAACACTGCTGCTGCGGACAGGCCGGTGGTCACGGCCGTGCCGATGCGGTCGCCGACGTAGAGCACAGGTGTGATGCGCTCCGGGTTCGCCTGCCACTCACCTCCGACGGTCCATTCCGGGCCATCGATGACGCCCATGAGGTCTCGCAGCACTGAGTAGATCGTCTTGTCGTCCTTGTTCTTCCAGTCGGTGCGTGTGCGGAGCTTCCCATCACCGCCGTTGACGATCTGTACCCGGATAGGCAGGCCACCGTTGGGCCCGACGGCGATGTGGTTCTCGACCAGATCCTTCACGATGAGGTTCTGGCCCACGTTCACGTACTCGTCGTCGCCGACAAAGCGCTGGTCGAAGTACCACTCGATGCTCTGCA harbors:
- a CDS encoding tail fiber domain-containing protein is translated as MALPALPPAEDDQVRRARDLERAGQEQAAARSAEKTTIGAGGLVVKDGGSIRVEAPGTIDLPGGAFSANSLTAATTIAAGDTISTPANVQGGGLVSTGAASIAGSMTVGGTVVAGAVSATGEVSGNHATFPGGINSVDVYNRLLTYGGGYKNQYIHIDGNQGYVPSSRQFKQDIEEWKFDPSIVSYLRVVTFRYIAAVENLGDEAEQELGLIAEELFELGYHWLVDYEVRYTEKGARVPVPFQGEVESIPFGVKYERICLILLSWAQSIELRLEAAGI
- a CDS encoding CHAP domain-containing protein; this encodes MSQVVAEARAHLGERLAGSPWQDYFAGLSTNWCAMFASWLIRDQNGAKSASSTAVYDYYAARGRVGTTPRAGALIFYSYDGTRYDIYHIGIVESVNGGVAQTIEGNTPGTLPYTQTTVTSYSRPWSSLVLYAYPEYSDVVITEPPLIEGESDKMQVIKLQDGGGFRYGLVGRTFFQSGQLNDGGQGALWEQAYGPARVVSGAAWTEVQNMVALAIQVENARFAQIVAAALA